Below is a window of Streptomyces sp. ITFR-16 DNA.
GGTCAGACGGATGTGATCGACGGCTGCGGCGGCCGGCCGGGAGGCGAGCCGGAAGTCGGCGGACGCCGCGTCCTCGCGGACCGTCCCGAACCCGGCCCGGGGATAGAAGTCCGCCACCTTGCCGTTGCGGGCGGTACGCACGTACGCCGCCCGCACCTCGGCGGCACCGGCGTCGAAGGCGTGCTCCAGCACCGCCCCGAGCACGGCCTGCTCGATGCCGCGCGAGAAGACCCGGCAGCTCAGCAGGAAGTTCTCGATGTGCACCACCTGGGCGTCGCGCCGCAGCAGCACCGCGCCGACCAGGCCGTTGTCCCCGAACCGGTCGGCGGACTCGATCGCGAGCACATGCGCCGCCGGGTCCTCGTGCAGTGCCCGCACCTCGGCGGGCCGCAGCCGCCGCGTGGTGAGGTTGAACTGATTGGTGCGCAGGGTCAGCTGGGAGATCCGGTCGATCCTGGCCGCGTCCACGGGCGCGAGCGTCACGGAGATGTCCAGCTCCCGCAGATAGCCGTCGAGCGACTCGAACGTGTGCAGGAAGTCCTGCCGCGCCCGCTCCTCGCGATAGCGGGCGGGGCGCGCCCGGTCCTCCGAGGTGAGGGCCCGTACGTCGAACCACCCGTCCCGCAGCAGCCGTTCCGCATGGTGGGCGGGCTCCCGGTCCACCTGGAGCACCGCGACACCGGGCAGCTCCCGGCGGACGAGACCGCACTCGAAGGAGCTGTCGTCGACGAAGACGAAGCTGTCCGTGCCGAGATTGAGGCCGGCGGCCAGCTCGGCGAGATTCTCGTGCTTCGGCCGCCAGTTGGCCCGCACCTGCACGAAGTCGTCCTCGCGCAGGGTCAGTTCCGGGTGCTCGCGAAGCGTCTTGAGGACCGGCTCCTGGTCGTTCTTGCTGACGGCGGCCAGCAGCACCCCCTGGGAGCCCAGCTGCTTCGCCACTGCCTGGAACCGCCGGAACGCCTCGCCGCGATAGCTCCCCGCCACCTCGATGCCCTCGGGCCCGGCCTCCCCGAGCACCCCGCCCCACACCGTGTCGTCCAGGTCCAGGGCGAGCACCTTCTTCGCACCGCCCGCCGACTGGCGCGCCAGATGGCCCACCTCGCGGGCGTAGCCGGCCAGCAGCGCGTCGGACAGATGCGCCTTGGCGTACACGCTCTGCCGCGCGTCCCGGGCGGCGACCCCCTCCGCGAGCAGCGGATCGAGATCGACGGTCACCACCTCGGGCCGGGTCTCCACCAGCCGGAGCAGGCGGGCGTTGGCCTCGCGCCACAGGACGCCGAGCCGGGCCCGGGAGCCGAGGTCGACGAGCTGAGCGG
It encodes the following:
- a CDS encoding HAD-IIIC family phosphatase, whose translation is MTETTADLREITAEDYPAVRGLVAGLEGDALLRAGRVLARLDPGKVLAAHPGTPAPLIAVTGHGTLSALVPALTGELARHGLLARVRLSDFDSWVFDLADPGSALYAAAPSLVLCVLDPELVADELPLPWRVEDVERVLAEKTALVERAAEVFAATAPGATLVLNTLPLPRSLTAQLVDLGSRARLGVLWREANARLLRLVETRPEVVTVDLDPLLAEGVAARDARQSVYAKAHLSDALLAGYAREVGHLARQSAGGAKKVLALDLDDTVWGGVLGEAGPEGIEVAGSYRGEAFRRFQAVAKQLGSQGVLLAAVSKNDQEPVLKTLREHPELTLREDDFVQVRANWRPKHENLAELAAGLNLGTDSFVFVDDSSFECGLVRRELPGVAVLQVDREPAHHAERLLRDGWFDVRALTSEDRARPARYREERARQDFLHTFESLDGYLRELDISVTLAPVDAARIDRISQLTLRTNQFNLTTRRLRPAEVRALHEDPAAHVLAIESADRFGDNGLVGAVLLRRDAQVVHIENFLLSCRVFSRGIEQAVLGAVLEHAFDAGAAEVRAAYVRTARNGKVADFYPRAGFGTVREDAASADFRLASRPAAAAVDHIRLTARFEGTSREDRR